In the genome of Primulina tabacum isolate GXHZ01 chromosome 13, ASM2559414v2, whole genome shotgun sequence, the window GTACTGCAAACAACTTTAGAGAAAAAAGCTTACAGATTTTGTAATCAATTCAGCTAACTATGAAATTATTAGGCCTTTCACAGTGGAATTACCAGAATAAACAACTTACTGGAATCATCCTTTCAAATGTCTCCAACCTAAACTTTTTTTTTAGTGGTTACATTCATCATTGTTCAAAGAGTAAAATCCattacaaataattcaaaactACTGTCAAATAACCAattacaattaattaaaattaactaATAATAAAGTAGACATAATCCCATATAAGTGGTACTCGAACACAAAATCTCTTTTCGAAATGAGAATCTTGGGCCCTCCTCCTTGCTACAAGGCGGATTTACCCCCGGCAATTCTGTCAAATTTTATGTATCAACCACCCTCACAATTCTTTCATATTGTCTATATTAGTTGCAATTTtgaaaagcatgaaataaattATTGAAGGAGAAATGGAGGCATCACAAGGAACACCACCAGAAAGTGGAGACCAAGAAAATGGAGGAATAAAAAACCATAGGAACATAAAAATAAGAATCATTCTTTCCACAGTAGGAAAAAAGCTTATTCGAAATCCCAATACTCATGCCACCTTGGCAGGTATTACATGGGCAAGCATACACTACAGGTAATAAAAGAATATACCCAAAAACCAACTTTCTTAACAATATTGCAGATTCCAAGCCTCACATCACGACTTGTTTGATGCAGGTGGGGAGCAAAACTACCGAAAGTAGTTGAAAATTCGGTAACACTACTGTCGAATGGAGGACTAGGAATGGCTATGTTCAGCTTAGGTTAATTCAGTTTATACTAGTACTTATTTTCAATGCAATTCCCATAAAACTATAGCGTCTGCCCTCAAATACTTCAATTTATGACTTGTTAATTAGGCCTCTTCATGGCATCACAAGCAAGTTTAATAGCCTGTGGAACCCGAAACGCAGTACTAGCGATGGTCCTGAAGTTTGTAGCAGGGCCATTCCTCATGGCGGTGCCATCAACCATGCTCGGATTAAGAGGGACATTGTTCAAAGTGGCAATAGTGCAGGTAAAGAAGTAGCATTTCCTGCCGTCGGCACGTAGTTTAAGATTATTCTTCATGAAATGTGACACTAACGTAAATGAATTGTTCGATGGTCAAGGCAGCTCTACCTCAAGGTTTAGTCCCATTTGTATTTGCCAAAGAGTATGACCGACATCCAGATATACTGAGCACAGGGTAATACTTTCAGCATTTCTATTGTCTTAAACTATACATAGCTTAAAacttttttttctgtttttttttgtttctagGGTGATATTCGGATTGTTGATAGCTGTTCCAATTGGATTAGCATACTACTTCATGTTGGCTTTATAAAGCAAGGTGTTGCTGGCAACTGCAGAAGATTTTTCCATATGCATTCGAATAATCATAATTAACTCTATGCCTTGATTGATAATATGAGCTTAGTTTTCAAATGATACAGTCTTCAGAATTGATTAGTAACCAAAGGCACACATTTGATACCACTAGCTTCATAAAACACTATTCAAAGTAAGTATAGAAACCTGGCAATGATGGCTGAAAAAGTAACTCACAAGACTCGACTTTGTGTACTTGCATAACCTAGGAGCTGTCCAAATCAAATAGGGTACCCATCGGTCATAATAAACATGCAAAACGATCAACTCAGTATTCTTCTTTTCATGATGAATCCCGTTTCTGGAccataataaaaattttaaccaaacCAATGGCTATCGATATTgaaattaaagataaattttttatttattttataaattctaACTTCTAAACTTCATTTTgagtattaaatatttaataatataaacttCTTTTTTCCCTTGAAGTTAGTATattgtatattatatatatttagattatatattttatattttgaaatgtaatatatttcaatttttttataaccATCCACATGgttataaattcaaaaataatctTATCAATTAAAAGTTTACACAATCTTAGTCCGAAAAATAATTGAATCTTGGCtgaatatttaatgaaaaagaatGTAATATAtcacatttaataataatatacgCAATGAAGAATGTTAGCTTCGTAAAAGGAATCACAAAATCTCATATTATAAGAATTCATAAATAAACAATATTATTTataacaaaaatattaatttttattataaatataaactgAATCGACgagtaaataaatattaataactAAGCTTGTCTGTACTGAGCTTGTTTCCTGTTATTACTTAAAAGCTTCccactttttcttttctttttttaatggTTCATAGGCTTGCTGGTTTTTAACGATCGAGCTGAGGTAGCTAGTTTTATGCTGACCGGATCTCATGTTCCGATCCAATACAAtgttataattgtttataaatTTGTCGGTCTTCCGTGTACATGTAACTAATGAACTGAGATCTCGACACTATTTATCTAACCTGACGTGTTCACCGCCCCATTTCTCAGGACAGAAGGTGATCACATACTCATCCGACCCACAATTAACCATAGGAGTAGGCATATCAAATGCATAGCTAAAATAAGAAGGACAAGCCTCTTTAAACAATTTAGAGTAAACACTCGGCTTGCATTTTTCAGGGCTCCCATATTCATTCCTGCAACAAAATGTATCGAGATTGAATGCCAAACAAGCACTTTTGCATGCAACAACTTCCCCATGCCTGTTGAGGACTTGGAGTTCCATGGGGCACGTTGCTTTTAGGTTCTGACTGCAACCCCTGATGTTACATCTCGTATCCGCTGGTTTTGTTGACACGGAAATGGGTAGATTATATCCATCAACCAGGCTAACATCGTAAAAATTTGGTTTGTTCTTGTCCGCTTGCAATGCAAATTGGGCTAGTGTGACAGGAGGGATGCCTATAGAACCGTTGCATTCAAGTTTTCCATCACAATCCCCAGTCTCACAACCGGGCTTCtggttgaaagaattgaaatcaCAGCCGGTTCTAGCCCAGATTCGGCCCGTCCAGTCTCCGGGGACCTGGAATCTATGAGTTTTGCCCGAAGGGAGGTAGAAGCCTCCATCTGCTATAACAGGATGGCCTTTGTTAGAGGCTGTGGCTGGCCATATAGGAAATGAGCATTTGTTACTAACATGGAACGTAGAAGCTTGTGCTTGTAAGGTACCTGCAAGATTAAACATGGGTTAGGAGATATATTTTATGGCAGCGACGTGtatctttttttaatttttttttgaaaaaataatttgtttAATGAAATCAGTATCCTCTGATTTTGCCCCAAAAATGGTGGAGTAATACATACCAGCTGAGAGGAAGTGGCAAACGAGGAAAAGAAAGAAACTGAAAGATGCTCCCCCCAACTTCATTGTGTGTGCAAGTTTTGTGTTTTGGGTGCATTGTAATTTATGCAGAGTAGCTCCTTGGATTATACTTCAAGTACTAAGTTTGAGACCCTTTAACTCTACGTTATTTATATTATCCGAATTTAACATTAGGTGAGAATTAAATCATTTTGGCGCTTGAGAAACATGTAACAAACTTTTTTGTTTGAAAGTATTTTCCAAAGAGTAtgtctattgtgagacggtctcacgaatctttatctgtgagacgggtcaaccctaccggtattcacaataaaaagtaatactcttggaataaaaatatattatttttcatggatgacccaaataagaaatctgtctcacaaaatacgacccgtgaaatcgtctcacacaaatttttgtccttTTTCTCAAAAATACATCTCTCAATAccctatttttatttaataaaatatattataataatctATTTTAATAGATGTGTAGCTCATTTTATAACTATCATCTCTTATCGAGTTTCTAACACTTTAAAAATTACTTCAATTTTGTTTTATCTTTATataaaaactttttttttaaataattatatttctgTTAAGTTATtataaaatgttatatttaaaaatgataaaaacaaaaatatctaGACTATATTATAATACATGAGAATCATTAATTTTAGGTTATAATTTTGTTTATCTATAATTATCATATCTCaattgttgaattttattttaatatatctaGACTATATTATAATACATGAGAATCATTAATTTTTAGGTTATaattgttgaattttattttaatatttttttctttttaaaaaacatgTCGATCTCTTCTATTTAGATATCTAGTGCGATTTATACGAAGAATTCAATTTGGACCTGATTTAGTAGATTGAAGAAGATGGTTGATTATAGTAAATCGTTAGTAGGGATTTAACATATCCGTGAATGGTTTGGTGTCCAACGTTCTTAAATATAAGTTAAATCAAATCTGAACGCACTATGAATTATTTAAAGCATACTGACTTATAAGAGAGTTTTGATTATCAAAacacaaaattttaaactttcgctAGAAAACGTTACACTATGGATTCTTCGTTTACATCTCAAAAGTTCACTCACATCTCTGGTTAATTACTCTAGATGGGGAAAAACTTGCCTACCCATATATATATGgaggtgtgtgtgtgtatatgatTTCTTCTTCTATCTGAAAATAAAAGAGGAGGATTTGATTTTTATTGACGCGCGCGGTTGAATTTGTGTGAGTAGGTTAAAGGTAAGCTGCATAAGCCAATGGTGGCCGCCAATGAGTCCGGCAAGAGCTTATAGAGTTTAAGCGCACATGAATTCTGGCATGTTTCTTAAGAAGGCCGCGCTGCCGAGATTAGTGAGAGAGCTATGATGGTGTATAAATGAAAGAGGTTATCATAATACTCAACATGCATGCATGTTGAgctatttatttgaaattttatcaACGGTGGTGTTGTTCTGATCTTGTCTATAAACCAGTGAATCCGAAGTTATCATTAGATGGAGGTGGCCTTGTTTTCTCCTTTACTTTTTTGGTTGACATGATCTGAAGCTCGGTAAGTCGATGGAAAATGTGACTTTGCCTTTTCTGGCACAAAATTCCTCCATATAGTTTGTAAATGGCCAGTGCTAGCTGTAAGCTTTTAACAAAATGATTCATCCAATACGAACCGACTGAAGTAATATTTTTGGAGTCAAGAAGTATGAGCTtgattgtgtgtgtgagagagagaCTTGTATGgtttattttacatgtcttgcaatttttaaaatttttctgattgaaagaagaaaaaaaaatcatgcgaTTGTTGTTAAATTGGAAGCCAATTTACATGCATTTCATGCTCCCTCACTTGTTAAATGTCTCGTCTTCAAAACTTTTCTTTGTGAAATCACATCGCGATTACATCAATTCAATGGGGAGGCCACGATGCTGTGATAAAGCAAATGTGAAACGAGGCCCTTGGACTGCTGAAGAAGATGCGAAGATTCTTGCATATGTGGCTAGCCACGGAATCGGGAACTGGACTTTAGTCCCTCAGAAAGCTGGTAAATTAATTTCCTTTTGTGAAATCTTGATGGTCAACCAGGCTACGAGTTTTACCTTGCTTTTGTATAGGTCTTAACAGGTGTGGGAAGAGCTGTAGACTAAGGTGGACTAATTATCTTCGGCCAGATCTTAAACATGACAATTTTACTCCGGAAGAGGAAGAACGCATTCTCGAGCTTCACAAAACCATTGGTAGCAGGTACCCTTTTGTTGAGAAAATGTTTTTGTTACTTGTGCGTTACCTGCACCTAGAATAACCGATGACGAATAAATGGATctgaaaagttttttttttaaaatatctgtCTAGACAAGCTTAATTAGGGTTCTTTTTTGGATGATTTTCTTGGTTAGTGATAACTGAAAAGGTAATATTTATGGTTCTTATAATTTGCAGATGGTCTCTGATAGCGAGGCGTCTACCTGGTAGAACAGATAATGATGTGAAGAACTACTGGAACACGAAACTAAAGAAAAAACTCGCTAAAATGGGAATCGATCCCGTTACCCATAAGCCCTTCTCACAGCTTTTTAATGAATATGGAAAAATCAGCGGCATTCCTGGCGCTGGAAACATGAACTCTTTCCTTCACAATTCCACGCAAACCAATCTTACAAGCCCATATCCATTTCAAGTCGTAAATCAAGAAATAACTCAACCAAGTTATTTCACCGAGGCTTCCTCTTCTTCTGATACATTTGGCTGGACACCTCATGGTCAGATCGCGCCTTGTTCTTCATTTTTGTGTAACAATTATTTTCATGGAGATCCCTTCGCATCCATTAACacagatcaaattcaagaatctGAGTATGAGGAGGCATTATCCTTAAATTATGGTTCTGTTTCTGCTGCGTCTGAAGAGGAAACTCTGGAACATAGTGTATCTCGTGAGGAGAACTTAATGGCGAAATGTTCTTCCGGTGTCACCTCGCATTCTGCAGATTCGTTTGTGGACTCTATTTTGGCTCATGACAGTGAAATGAGACTCCAGTTTCCTCACATCCTCGACG includes:
- the LOC142522871 gene encoding LOW QUALITY PROTEIN: auxin efflux carrier component 8-like (The sequence of the model RefSeq protein was modified relative to this genomic sequence to represent the inferred CDS: deleted 1 base in 1 codon), which codes for MISLADVFHVISSIIPLYVVLIAAYLSIKWWKLFTPDHCAGINKFVANFSIPLLSFQVISSNNPFRMNMKLVSADFLQKLLTFIILTVIAKIRSEGSLSWVITGLSLSTLPNTLILGIPLLRAMYGDEAAILLAQIVVLQSLIWYNLLLVLFEIDAAKDSRYVSSPQAAGEMEASQGTPPESGDQENGGIKNHRNIKIRIILSTVGKKLIRNPNTHATLAGITWASIHYRWGAKLPKVVENSVTLLSNGGLGMAMFSLGLFMASQASLIACGTRNAVLAMVLKFVAGPFLMAVPSTMLGLRGTLFKVAIVQAALPQGLVPFVFAKEYDRHPDILSTGVIFGLLIAVPIGLAYYFMLAL
- the LOC142522777 gene encoding thaumatin-like protein, encoding MKLGGASFSFFLFLVCHFLSAGTLQAQASTFHVSNKCSFPIWPATASNKGHPVIADGGFYLPSGKTHRFQVPGDWTGRIWARTGCDFNSFNQKPGCETGDCDGKLECNGSIGIPPVTLAQFALQADKNKPNFYDVSLVDGYNLPISVSTKPADTRCNIRGCSQNLKATCPMELQVLNRHGEVVACKSACLAFNLDTFCCRNEYGSPEKCKPSVYSKLFKEACPSYFSYAFDMPTPMVNCGSDEYVITFCPEKWGGEHVRLDK
- the LOC142523234 gene encoding transcription factor MYB35-like, with the protein product MRLLLNWKPIYMHFMLPHLLNVSSSKLFFVKSHRDYINSMGRPRCCDKANVKRGPWTAEEDAKILAYVASHGIGNWTLVPQKAGLNRCGKSCRLRWTNYLRPDLKHDNFTPEEEERILELHKTIGSRWSLIARRLPGRTDNDVKNYWNTKLKKKLAKMGIDPVTHKPFSQLFNEYGKISGIPGAGNMNSFLHNSTQTNLTSPYPFQVVNQEITQPSYFTEASSSSDTFGWTPHGQIAPCSSFLCNNYFHGDPFASINTDQIQESEYEEALSLNYGSVSAASEEETLEHSVSREENLMAKCSSGVTSHSADSFVDSILAHDSEMRLQFPHILDENFDY